One segment of Rosa chinensis cultivar Old Blush chromosome 6, RchiOBHm-V2, whole genome shotgun sequence DNA contains the following:
- the LOC112170958 gene encoding putative lipid-transfer protein DIR1: protein MEAYKKLVIIAALVLALAIGSNGQGQSSICRMTKDGFVACAPSVTATPGIIPAAPTAECCSALSVADFPCLCFFMRNSKLLTTYGVDPNLAMQLPAKCKLARSVHC from the coding sequence ATGGAAGCATACAAAAAGCTTGTGATCATTGCAGCTTTGGTGTTGGCATTGGCCATTGGGTCCAATGGTCAGGGACAGAGCTCCATCTGCCGCATGACCAAAGACGGCTTCGTGGCCTGTGCTCCGTCAGTGACTGCGACTCCTGGGATTATCCCTGCAGCCCCCACAGCCGAGTGTTGCTCAGCTCTTTCCGTCGCCGACTTTCCGTGCCTGTGCTTCTTCATGAGAAACTCGAAGCTTCTCACTACCTATGGAGTCGACCCTAACCTTGCCATGCAGCTCCCTGCTAAATGCAAACTTGCCCGGTCTGTGCATTGCTAA
- the LOC112173638 gene encoding UPF0496 protein At4g34320 encodes MGSHMSKRTATETSSSAINLTTFQYTTDQLSSYEAACKVDADLQSFDTNLQNRTNQVITTLAAGVEVRALSFDSLKQVTECLLEMNQEVVKVILECKKDIWKNQELFELVEEYFENSLQTLDFCTALEKCLKRARDSQLLILVALQQFEEETEVGGSRYTRTMEELKNFKTAGDPFTEEFFQMFHTVYRQQIQMLEKLHLQKNKLDKKLKYINAWRKVSSIIFVATFAAVLICSVVAAAMAAPPVAAALAAATSIPVGSMGKWIDSLWKNYQSAMKGQKEVISSMQVGTYVAIKDLDSIRVLIDRLEIEIQSLMDNASFAIEQEAVRIAIEEIKKKLGVFMKNVEELGSQADMCSRDIRRARTVVLQRIIKHTNN; translated from the coding sequence ATGGGAAGCCATATGAGCAAGAGGACTGCCACTGAGACATCGTCGTCTGCTATAAATCTGACCACTTTTCAGTACACAACTGATCAGTTGAGCTCATATGAGGCTGCTTGCAAGGTTGATGCTGACTTGCAGTCGTTTGATACCAACCTCCAAAACCGAACCAATCAAGTTATCACCACTCTTGCAGCAGGAGTTGAAGTTCGAGCTCTGTCGTTCGATTCCTTGAAACAAGTGACGGAATGTTTATTGGAGATGAACCAGGAGGTTGTCAAGGTAATATTGGAATGCAAGAAAGACATTTGGAAGAATCAGGAATTGTTTGAGCTGGTCGAGGAGTACTTTGAGAATAGCTTGCAGACTCTGGACTTTTGTACTGCATTGGAGAAGTGCCTGAAGCGAGCTCGTGATAGTCAACTGCTCATTCTTGTTGCCCTTCAACAATTCGAGGAGGAAACTGAGGTGGGAGGCAGTCGGTACACAAGGACAATGGAGGAGTTGAAGAATTTTAAGACTGCTGGTGACCCTTTTACTGAAGAGTTCTTCCAAATGTTTCATACTGTTTACAGGCAGCAAATACAGATGCTTGAGAAGTTGCATCTTCAAAAGAACAAGCTGGATAAGAAGCTCAAGTACATCAATGCTTGGAGGAAGGTCTCGAGTATCATATTTGTTGCCACTTTTGCTGCAGTCTTGATTTGTTCGGTTGTGGCAGCAGCCATGGCTGCTCCGCCTGTCGCAGCAGCTCTGGCTGCTGCGACTTCTATCCCCGTTGGTTCAATGGGAAAATGGATTGACTCTTTGTGGAAGAATTATCAAAGTGCTATGAAGGGTCAGAAGGAAGTAATTAGCTCAATGCAAGTGGGTACTTATGTTGCCATCAAGGACTTGGACAGCATTCGAGTTCTGATTGACCGattggaaattgaaattcagTCGCTCATGGATAATGCAAGCTTTGCTATTGAGCAAGAAGCAGTTAGGATTGCAATAGAGGAGATTAAGAAGAAGTTGGGAGTATTTATGAAGAATGTTGAGGAATTGGGATCTCAAGCTGATATGTGCAGCCGAGACATTCGAAGAGCAAGGACTGTGGTTCTGCAGAGGATTATCAAGCATACCAACAACTGA